From the genome of Triticum aestivum cultivar Chinese Spring chromosome 3B, IWGSC CS RefSeq v2.1, whole genome shotgun sequence, one region includes:
- the LOC123068540 gene encoding probable LRR receptor-like serine/threonine-protein kinase At3g47570 isoform X1 has product MGSSRMQLLCRLTEIRGLCGGVVELHMLPCSVLPSKSTRHKKSLVLKLVIPIASMVSLAMLIFGILLLRGKHKTQSVLVPSFATKFPKVSFNDVATATQGFSTSNLIGRGKYSSVYQGKLGEEENEVAIKVFNLETRGAHKSFIAECKALRNVRHRNLVTILTACSSIDSKGNDFKALVYELMPQGDLHKLLYSTRDYEGSSDLNHITMAQRMSIAVDVADALEYLHHNNQETMVHCDLKPSNILLHDNMTAHVGDFGLARFKVASTASSLGNNNSSSLAVVGTIGYAAPEYAWGGQVSTVADVYSFGVVLLEIFIRRRPTDDMFTDGLSIVKFTEASFPDRVLEIVDPQLLK; this is encoded by the exons ATGGGATCTTCAAGAATGCAACTGCTGTGCAGATTGACGGAAATCAGGGGGCTTTGTGGTGGTGTAGTGGAGTTACACATGCTACCATGTTCTGTTCTACCTTCAAAGTCAACTAGGCACAAGAAATCTTTGGTGCTCAAACTAGTTATCCCAATAGCCAGTATGGTGTCACTTGCTATGCTGATATTTGGCATACTGCTTTTGAGAGGAAAACACAAGACACAATCTGTATTGGTGCCATCATTTGCTACAAAATTTCCAAAAGTATCTTTCAATGATGTAGCGACAGCAACACAGGGATTCTCAACATCCAACTTAATTGGCAGAGGGAAATACAGTTCTGTATATCAAGGAAAACTAGGAGAGGAAGAAAATGAGGTTGCCATAAAAGTCTTCAACCTAGAGACAAGAGGAGCACACAAGAGCTTCATTGCAGAATGTAAAGCGCTGAGAAATGTTCGGCATCGCAATCTGGTGACTATCCTAACCGCATGCTCGAGCATTGATTCTAAGGGCAATGATTTCAAGGCCCTGGTCTATGAGCTCATGCCACAAGGAGACTTGCATAAACTGCTATACTCGACTCGAGATTATGAAGGCTCTTCAGATTTGAACCACATTACAATGGCCCAAAGGATGAGCATTGCGGTGGATGTAGCGGATGCATTGGAGTACCTACATCACAACAACCAGGAAACAATGGTTCATTGTGATTTGAAACCCAGTAACATTCTTCTACATGACAATATGACAGCTCATGTTGGAGACTTTGGCCTGGCAAGATTCAAGGTTGCTTCCACAGCATCATCTCTTGGAAACAATAACTCTTCTTCACTTGCAGTAGTGGGAACGATTGGATATGCTGCTCCAG AATATGCATGGGGTGGTCAAGTTTCAACCGTCGCAGATGTTTACAGCTTTGGTGTCGTTCTCCTCGAGATATTCATTCGAAGAAGGCCAACTGATGACATGTTTACTGATGGACTAAGCATTGTGAAGTTTACAGAGGCCAGCTTCCCTGATAGGGTGTTGGAGATTGTTGACCCCCAGCTACTAAAATAG
- the LOC123068540 gene encoding probable LRR receptor-like serine/threonine-protein kinase At3g47570 isoform X2: MLPCSVLPSKSTRHKKSLVLKLVIPIASMVSLAMLIFGILLLRGKHKTQSVLVPSFATKFPKVSFNDVATATQGFSTSNLIGRGKYSSVYQGKLGEEENEVAIKVFNLETRGAHKSFIAECKALRNVRHRNLVTILTACSSIDSKGNDFKALVYELMPQGDLHKLLYSTRDYEGSSDLNHITMAQRMSIAVDVADALEYLHHNNQETMVHCDLKPSNILLHDNMTAHVGDFGLARFKVASTASSLGNNNSSSLAVVGTIGYAAPEYAWGGQVSTVADVYSFGVVLLEIFIRRRPTDDMFTDGLSIVKFTEASFPDRVLEIVDPQLLK; this comes from the exons ATGCTACCATGTTCTGTTCTACCTTCAAAGTCAACTAGGCACAAGAAATCTTTGGTGCTCAAACTAGTTATCCCAATAGCCAGTATGGTGTCACTTGCTATGCTGATATTTGGCATACTGCTTTTGAGAGGAAAACACAAGACACAATCTGTATTGGTGCCATCATTTGCTACAAAATTTCCAAAAGTATCTTTCAATGATGTAGCGACAGCAACACAGGGATTCTCAACATCCAACTTAATTGGCAGAGGGAAATACAGTTCTGTATATCAAGGAAAACTAGGAGAGGAAGAAAATGAGGTTGCCATAAAAGTCTTCAACCTAGAGACAAGAGGAGCACACAAGAGCTTCATTGCAGAATGTAAAGCGCTGAGAAATGTTCGGCATCGCAATCTGGTGACTATCCTAACCGCATGCTCGAGCATTGATTCTAAGGGCAATGATTTCAAGGCCCTGGTCTATGAGCTCATGCCACAAGGAGACTTGCATAAACTGCTATACTCGACTCGAGATTATGAAGGCTCTTCAGATTTGAACCACATTACAATGGCCCAAAGGATGAGCATTGCGGTGGATGTAGCGGATGCATTGGAGTACCTACATCACAACAACCAGGAAACAATGGTTCATTGTGATTTGAAACCCAGTAACATTCTTCTACATGACAATATGACAGCTCATGTTGGAGACTTTGGCCTGGCAAGATTCAAGGTTGCTTCCACAGCATCATCTCTTGGAAACAATAACTCTTCTTCACTTGCAGTAGTGGGAACGATTGGATATGCTGCTCCAG AATATGCATGGGGTGGTCAAGTTTCAACCGTCGCAGATGTTTACAGCTTTGGTGTCGTTCTCCTCGAGATATTCATTCGAAGAAGGCCAACTGATGACATGTTTACTGATGGACTAAGCATTGTGAAGTTTACAGAGGCCAGCTTCCCTGATAGGGTGTTGGAGATTGTTGACCCCCAGCTACTAAAATAG